The proteins below are encoded in one region of Cololabis saira isolate AMF1-May2022 chromosome 21, fColSai1.1, whole genome shotgun sequence:
- the map3k14a gene encoding mitogen-activated protein kinase kinase kinase 14 isoform X1: protein MRLSRAETQQRYNLGSNDPSYEMAVRQRIFNSTAPFSGSPQAELKGTYPTCSATEQETKEDEEEGKESKMGFTDLPEWDKSPLIIKLLTRGTAEQVGEMPIKTSTIIAQAECETQESQEFSPSCYVRSLVPSLNCFTNNLSSEHNNVACPTTASVHEPSSFSARPRKRGRRRQKCMWKRRQEEQRQRKRMPSGVPEQESGSSLVQIVDSSSLASRSETSSSCCSSIESSEEQERETSRYRQQIYITGSSCSPLNWPKQSVCSLSSLPSYERDCSSDSLSGLENYSLPLAGLRGSVSQGDPCYAGPFFKEVERDAREEEDNSSDDYSAYNEGIIFYNEKIQPVDSEYKEGREYVLSKFIKVGSYGEVYCAEDANTGFRFAVKKIALNRFNSEEVGAWSALRSPRVVELFGVIRDGFNVVLFMDHKSGSLSQLITDRGRIPEDLGLHYQSQVLTALEYLGKKKIAHLDIKADNVLLSEDGRDTFLCDFGHAEKLDNQGQSLSGSKDLKGTETHMAPEIVKAETRGAKADVWSSCCMLLHMLNGCQPWTRYYKCRLYLKIANEPPPLREIPPDCSPLTAEVLKAGLQKDPVKRSSASELKEKNARSLREVGGLRSPVKGPYTEPLHIANKAPDSLQLVNNSDEFEDEEHLESTDNAITAGLEPKTLDEKEVERGSYEPKHVFPSSPQMLNSEPQTHKKGSKITTVPELELRKLEHDFYLSSLSQLHSAEMQEQLLSCLRGVHYSNWEPWDEKDSGSWSLSPGDDLSSGVFSYNSQPDVQAFNKDLLGRTQFPQPCCFEGVDVCIRDFSSKGIRIREARRVKVGHIATGISDQISERVFTLETQQGQQIAHDEEVQESGLQLCCVPAPDFSPAWRWRIRDGVLETR, encoded by the exons ATGAGGTTATCCAGAGCGGAAACGCAGCAGAGATATAACTTGGGATCTAATG ATCCATCATATGAAATGGCGGTGAGGCAAAGGATCTTCAACTCCACAGCTCCTTTCTCGGGTTCACCTCAAGCTGAGCTGAAGGGAACATATCCAACCTGCTCCGCCACGGAACAGGAGACcaaggaggatgaagaggagggaaAGGAAAGCAAAATGGGCTTCACAGATTTACCAGAATGGGATAAATCTCCTTTGATTATAAAACTCCTGACACGTGGAACAGCAGAGCAAGTTGGAGAAATGCCGATAAAGACCTCAACCATCATTGCTCAGGCTGAAT GTGAAACCCAGGAATCCCAGGAGTTTAGTCCTTCATGTTATGTTCGCTCCTTGGTTCCCTCCCTTAACTGCTTCACCAACAA TCTCTCCTCCGAGCACAACAACGTGGCGTGTCCAACGACTGCCTCTGTCCACGAGCCGAGCAGTTTTTCAGCACGCCCAAGAAAGAGGGGCCGGAGGAGACAGAAGTGCATGTGGAAGAGGAGGcaggaggagcagcggcagaGAAAACGCATGCCCTCTGGAGTCCCTGAACAGGAGAGCGGAAGTTCTCTCGTCCAGATTGTG GACTCATCGTCTCTTGCAAGCAGAAGTGAAACCAGCTCTTCGTGCTGTAGCAGCATTGAGAGCTCAGAGGAGCAGGAGCGAGAGACTTCTCGCTACAGGCAGCAGATATACATCACCGGCTCCAGCTGCTCTCCTCTGAACTGGCCCAAGCAGTCCGTCTGCTCCCTCTCCAGCCTCCCCTCGTATGAGCGGGACTGCAGCTCAGACTCCCTCAGTGGTCTGGAAAACTATTCCCTGCCGCTCGCTGGCCTCAGGGGCAGTGTCAGTCAGGGGGACCCGTGCTATGCAGGGCCTTTTTTCAAAGAGGTGGAGAGGGATGCGAGGGAGGAAGAAGATAATTCCTCCGATGATTATTCTGCTTACAACGAGGGGATAATCTTTTACAATGAA AAAATTCAGCCCGTAGACTCAGAatacaaggaaggaagggagtatgtTCTATCAAAATTTATCAAAGTAGGCTCCTATGGCGAAGTGTACTGTGCAGAAGATGCCAACACGGGATTCAGATTTGCAGTTAAAAAG ATTGCCCTGAACAGGTTCAACAGTGAGGAGGTGGGTGCGTGGAGTGCCCTCAGATCTCCTCGTGTGGTGGAACTCTTTGGCGTTATCAGAGATGGGTTCAACGTTGTGCTTTTTATGGACCACAAATCTG GCTCCCTGAGCCAGCTGATAACAGATCGCGGCCGGATCCCCGAGGATTTAGGTCTGCACTACCAGTCTCAGGTCCTGACGGCTCTGGAGTAtttgggaaagaaaaaaatagcacaTTTAGATATTAAAG CTGACAACGTGTTGCTGTCAGAGGACGGTCGAGACACCTTCCTGTGCGACTTTGGACATGCAGAAAAGCTGGACAATCAGGGGCAGAGTCTCTCTGGGTCCAAAG ATCTGAAGGGCACAGAGACCCACATGGCGCCTGAGATTGTGAAAGCAGAAACCCGTGGAGCCAAAGCAGATGTGTGGAGCAGCTGCTGCATGTTACTGCACATGCTCAATGGGTGCCAACCATGGACAAGATACTACAAATGTAGACTCTACCTGAAG ATTGCAAATGAGCCTCCACCTCTGAGAGAGATCCCACCTGACTGCAGTCCTCTCACAGCGGAGGTTTTAAAGGCAGGTCTCCAGAAGGATCCTGTCAAGAGATCGTCAGCATCTGAGCTTAAAGAAAAAAACGCCAGAAGTCTGAGAGAAG tCGGAGGACTCAGGAGTCCAGTTAAGGGGCCCTACACAGAACCTCTGCATATTGCCAACAAAGCACCTGACTCCCTGCAGCTGGTTAATAACAGTGATGAGTTTGAAGATGAGGAACATCTGGAGTCCACTGACAATGCAATCACAGCAGGACTCGAACCGAAGACACTTGATGAGAAAGAGGTGGAACGTGGTTCTTATGAGCCAAAGCACGTTTTCCCATCCAGTCCACAAATGCTGAATTCTGAGCCACAAACCCACAAGAAGGGCAGCAAGATCACCACTGTGCCTGAACTGGAGCTTCGTAAACTGGAGCATG ACTTCTACCTGAGCAGTCTGTCTCAGCTCCACTCGGCGGAGATGCAGGAGCAGCTCCTGTCTTGTCTCCGTGGTGTCCATTATTCCAACTGGGAACCATGGGATGAAAAG GACTCTGGCAGCTGGTCCCTGAGCCCAGGAGATGACTTAAGCTCTGGTGTTTTCTCCTACAACAGCCAGCCGGATGTCCAGGCCTTCAATAAGGATTTGCTCGGCCGCACACAGTTTCCGCAGCCTTGCTGTTTTGAAG GGGTGGATGTCTGCATCAGAGACTTCAGCAGCAAAGGCATTCGAATCAGGGAGGCGCGTCGGGTGAAGGTGGGCCACATCGCCACTGGAATCAGTGATCAG ATCTCCGAGCGGGTTTTCACTCTGGAAACCCAGCAGGGCCAGCAGATCGCTCATGATGAAGAGGTACAGGAATCGGGTCTGCAGCTCTGCTGTGTTCCTGCTCCAGACTTCAGCCCTGCGTGGAGGTGGAGGATCAGAGACGGAGTGCTGGAGACGAGATAG
- the map3k14a gene encoding mitogen-activated protein kinase kinase kinase 14 isoform X2 yields MAVRQRIFNSTAPFSGSPQAELKGTYPTCSATEQETKEDEEEGKESKMGFTDLPEWDKSPLIIKLLTRGTAEQVGEMPIKTSTIIAQAECETQESQEFSPSCYVRSLVPSLNCFTNNLSSEHNNVACPTTASVHEPSSFSARPRKRGRRRQKCMWKRRQEEQRQRKRMPSGVPEQESGSSLVQIVDSSSLASRSETSSSCCSSIESSEEQERETSRYRQQIYITGSSCSPLNWPKQSVCSLSSLPSYERDCSSDSLSGLENYSLPLAGLRGSVSQGDPCYAGPFFKEVERDAREEEDNSSDDYSAYNEGIIFYNEKIQPVDSEYKEGREYVLSKFIKVGSYGEVYCAEDANTGFRFAVKKIALNRFNSEEVGAWSALRSPRVVELFGVIRDGFNVVLFMDHKSGSLSQLITDRGRIPEDLGLHYQSQVLTALEYLGKKKIAHLDIKADNVLLSEDGRDTFLCDFGHAEKLDNQGQSLSGSKDLKGTETHMAPEIVKAETRGAKADVWSSCCMLLHMLNGCQPWTRYYKCRLYLKIANEPPPLREIPPDCSPLTAEVLKAGLQKDPVKRSSASELKEKNARSLREVGGLRSPVKGPYTEPLHIANKAPDSLQLVNNSDEFEDEEHLESTDNAITAGLEPKTLDEKEVERGSYEPKHVFPSSPQMLNSEPQTHKKGSKITTVPELELRKLEHDFYLSSLSQLHSAEMQEQLLSCLRGVHYSNWEPWDEKDSGSWSLSPGDDLSSGVFSYNSQPDVQAFNKDLLGRTQFPQPCCFEGVDVCIRDFSSKGIRIREARRVKVGHIATGISDQISERVFTLETQQGQQIAHDEEVQESGLQLCCVPAPDFSPAWRWRIRDGVLETR; encoded by the exons ATGGCGGTGAGGCAAAGGATCTTCAACTCCACAGCTCCTTTCTCGGGTTCACCTCAAGCTGAGCTGAAGGGAACATATCCAACCTGCTCCGCCACGGAACAGGAGACcaaggaggatgaagaggagggaaAGGAAAGCAAAATGGGCTTCACAGATTTACCAGAATGGGATAAATCTCCTTTGATTATAAAACTCCTGACACGTGGAACAGCAGAGCAAGTTGGAGAAATGCCGATAAAGACCTCAACCATCATTGCTCAGGCTGAAT GTGAAACCCAGGAATCCCAGGAGTTTAGTCCTTCATGTTATGTTCGCTCCTTGGTTCCCTCCCTTAACTGCTTCACCAACAA TCTCTCCTCCGAGCACAACAACGTGGCGTGTCCAACGACTGCCTCTGTCCACGAGCCGAGCAGTTTTTCAGCACGCCCAAGAAAGAGGGGCCGGAGGAGACAGAAGTGCATGTGGAAGAGGAGGcaggaggagcagcggcagaGAAAACGCATGCCCTCTGGAGTCCCTGAACAGGAGAGCGGAAGTTCTCTCGTCCAGATTGTG GACTCATCGTCTCTTGCAAGCAGAAGTGAAACCAGCTCTTCGTGCTGTAGCAGCATTGAGAGCTCAGAGGAGCAGGAGCGAGAGACTTCTCGCTACAGGCAGCAGATATACATCACCGGCTCCAGCTGCTCTCCTCTGAACTGGCCCAAGCAGTCCGTCTGCTCCCTCTCCAGCCTCCCCTCGTATGAGCGGGACTGCAGCTCAGACTCCCTCAGTGGTCTGGAAAACTATTCCCTGCCGCTCGCTGGCCTCAGGGGCAGTGTCAGTCAGGGGGACCCGTGCTATGCAGGGCCTTTTTTCAAAGAGGTGGAGAGGGATGCGAGGGAGGAAGAAGATAATTCCTCCGATGATTATTCTGCTTACAACGAGGGGATAATCTTTTACAATGAA AAAATTCAGCCCGTAGACTCAGAatacaaggaaggaagggagtatgtTCTATCAAAATTTATCAAAGTAGGCTCCTATGGCGAAGTGTACTGTGCAGAAGATGCCAACACGGGATTCAGATTTGCAGTTAAAAAG ATTGCCCTGAACAGGTTCAACAGTGAGGAGGTGGGTGCGTGGAGTGCCCTCAGATCTCCTCGTGTGGTGGAACTCTTTGGCGTTATCAGAGATGGGTTCAACGTTGTGCTTTTTATGGACCACAAATCTG GCTCCCTGAGCCAGCTGATAACAGATCGCGGCCGGATCCCCGAGGATTTAGGTCTGCACTACCAGTCTCAGGTCCTGACGGCTCTGGAGTAtttgggaaagaaaaaaatagcacaTTTAGATATTAAAG CTGACAACGTGTTGCTGTCAGAGGACGGTCGAGACACCTTCCTGTGCGACTTTGGACATGCAGAAAAGCTGGACAATCAGGGGCAGAGTCTCTCTGGGTCCAAAG ATCTGAAGGGCACAGAGACCCACATGGCGCCTGAGATTGTGAAAGCAGAAACCCGTGGAGCCAAAGCAGATGTGTGGAGCAGCTGCTGCATGTTACTGCACATGCTCAATGGGTGCCAACCATGGACAAGATACTACAAATGTAGACTCTACCTGAAG ATTGCAAATGAGCCTCCACCTCTGAGAGAGATCCCACCTGACTGCAGTCCTCTCACAGCGGAGGTTTTAAAGGCAGGTCTCCAGAAGGATCCTGTCAAGAGATCGTCAGCATCTGAGCTTAAAGAAAAAAACGCCAGAAGTCTGAGAGAAG tCGGAGGACTCAGGAGTCCAGTTAAGGGGCCCTACACAGAACCTCTGCATATTGCCAACAAAGCACCTGACTCCCTGCAGCTGGTTAATAACAGTGATGAGTTTGAAGATGAGGAACATCTGGAGTCCACTGACAATGCAATCACAGCAGGACTCGAACCGAAGACACTTGATGAGAAAGAGGTGGAACGTGGTTCTTATGAGCCAAAGCACGTTTTCCCATCCAGTCCACAAATGCTGAATTCTGAGCCACAAACCCACAAGAAGGGCAGCAAGATCACCACTGTGCCTGAACTGGAGCTTCGTAAACTGGAGCATG ACTTCTACCTGAGCAGTCTGTCTCAGCTCCACTCGGCGGAGATGCAGGAGCAGCTCCTGTCTTGTCTCCGTGGTGTCCATTATTCCAACTGGGAACCATGGGATGAAAAG GACTCTGGCAGCTGGTCCCTGAGCCCAGGAGATGACTTAAGCTCTGGTGTTTTCTCCTACAACAGCCAGCCGGATGTCCAGGCCTTCAATAAGGATTTGCTCGGCCGCACACAGTTTCCGCAGCCTTGCTGTTTTGAAG GGGTGGATGTCTGCATCAGAGACTTCAGCAGCAAAGGCATTCGAATCAGGGAGGCGCGTCGGGTGAAGGTGGGCCACATCGCCACTGGAATCAGTGATCAG ATCTCCGAGCGGGTTTTCACTCTGGAAACCCAGCAGGGCCAGCAGATCGCTCATGATGAAGAGGTACAGGAATCGGGTCTGCAGCTCTGCTGTGTTCCTGCTCCAGACTTCAGCCCTGCGTGGAGGTGGAGGATCAGAGACGGAGTGCTGGAGACGAGATAG